In a genomic window of Streptococcus oralis subsp. tigurinus:
- a CDS encoding L-threonylcarbamoyladenylate synthase has product MTKHIQWNGTLSQEGYDILKGEGGCIVCPTKVGYIIMTSDKAGLERKFEAKERNRNKPGVVLCGSMDELRALAQLNPEIEAFYQKHWDEDILLGCILPWKPEAFEKLKAYGDGREELMTDVRGTSCFVIKFGKAGEQLAAKLWEEGKMVYASSANPSGKGNRGKVEGIGERIEGAVDLVIEADDYVASIQPDKTIETRYEQGVMVSMVDKDGKLIPEQGGARSISPAPVVIRKGLDIDKIMMHLSDTFNSWDYRQGEYY; this is encoded by the coding sequence ATGACAAAACACATTCAATGGAACGGAACACTTTCACAAGAAGGCTATGACATTTTAAAAGGTGAGGGCGGATGTATCGTTTGTCCTACCAAGGTTGGTTATATCATCATGACTAGCGATAAGGCAGGACTTGAACGCAAGTTTGAAGCCAAAGAGCGTAACCGTAACAAACCAGGGGTTGTTCTCTGTGGTAGCATGGACGAGCTTCGCGCTTTAGCACAACTCAATCCAGAAATTGAAGCCTTCTACCAAAAACATTGGGACGAAGACATTCTCCTAGGTTGTATCCTTCCTTGGAAACCAGAAGCCTTTGAAAAATTGAAAGCATACGGTGATGGTCGTGAAGAACTCATGACAGACGTGCGTGGTACTAGCTGTTTTGTCATCAAGTTTGGTAAAGCTGGTGAACAGTTGGCTGCTAAACTTTGGGAAGAAGGTAAAATGGTATACGCATCATCAGCTAACCCATCTGGAAAAGGAAATCGTGGTAAGGTGGAAGGTATCGGAGAACGTATCGAAGGAGCAGTGGACCTTGTCATTGAAGCAGACGACTACGTGGCATCAATCCAGCCTGACAAAACGATTGAAACTCGCTACGAACAAGGGGTGATGGTTTCTATGGTTGATAAAGATGGTAAACTCATCCCAGAACAAGGAGGAGCTCGCTCAATCTCACCAGCTCCAGTTGTGATCCGTAAAGGGCTTGACATTGATAAGATTATGATGCACCTGTCAGATACCTTTAACTCATGGGATTATCGTCAAGGGGAGTATTATTAA
- a CDS encoding AAA family ATPase, giving the protein MEEKLNYWMIVAGGGGKVWSLFKEENIACIDFDSNLSSILDYKNPQELKQGKQRDKFIWKFAHDIKKDDYIIATTGVKEILGIGQCVKPYYFDESKKTFKHCIGVKWLKVDGGWEYQGKKGTRQTINWDRNSERINLYKSIINGTYRKNIEKIVMYKNINDYLDKLKKSKNLILRGAPGTGKTYLAKEIAKELTGGNEDQIEFVQFHPSYDYTDFVEGLRPILVNDGQINFGLQDGIFKKFCQKAKEAQKTGGQDNFEETWTRLTDAINEKQGQYFFPRSSVPASLNSQGNVKFDSPVATKEKVYLLYKGEETNLKYETYQKIVLDHMKESYGLCDYVSPTIDTDKKFVFIIDEINRGEISKIFGELFFSIDPEYRGERGSVSTQYANLHETDEKFYIPENVYIIGTMNDIDRSVDTFDFAMRRRFRFVEVTAESQLYILDKKLDGHEEEAKKRLRNLNAAIKNVQELNSHYHIGPSYFLKLEEVDFDYELLWSDYLKPLLEDYLRGSYEEAETLDTLKKAFDLTNKEQTDQQDTGDNDADN; this is encoded by the coding sequence ATGGAAGAAAAATTAAATTATTGGATGATAGTTGCAGGAGGAGGTGGAAAAGTTTGGTCCCTATTTAAAGAAGAGAATATAGCTTGTATAGATTTTGATTCTAATTTGTCTAGTATTCTAGATTATAAAAATCCTCAAGAATTGAAACAGGGAAAACAGAGAGATAAATTTATTTGGAAATTTGCTCATGACATAAAAAAAGATGATTACATAATAGCTACCACAGGGGTTAAGGAAATTTTAGGAATTGGTCAATGTGTGAAACCTTATTATTTTGACGAATCTAAAAAAACATTTAAACATTGTATTGGTGTTAAATGGTTGAAAGTAGATGGTGGATGGGAATACCAAGGTAAAAAAGGTACAAGACAAACCATCAACTGGGATAGAAATTCAGAACGTATCAATTTATATAAATCTATTATAAATGGTACATACAGAAAAAATATAGAGAAAATTGTTATGTATAAAAATATTAACGATTATTTAGATAAATTAAAAAAATCCAAAAACCTCATCCTCCGTGGTGCTCCTGGCACAGGAAAAACTTATCTTGCTAAAGAAATTGCCAAAGAATTAACGGGTGGCAACGAAGACCAAATCGAATTTGTACAGTTTCACCCTTCCTATGATTATACGGATTTTGTAGAGGGGTTGAGACCAATCCTGGTAAATGATGGACAGATTAACTTTGGCTTGCAGGACGGCATTTTTAAGAAGTTTTGTCAGAAGGCTAAAGAAGCTCAAAAAACTGGAGGCCAAGATAATTTTGAGGAAACGTGGACTAGGCTAACGGATGCTATCAATGAAAAGCAAGGACAATACTTCTTTCCTCGTAGTTCTGTTCCAGCCAGTCTAAACAGTCAAGGGAATGTGAAGTTTGATTCTCCTGTTGCTACCAAAGAAAAAGTGTATCTTTTGTACAAGGGTGAAGAGACTAATTTAAAGTACGAAACTTATCAAAAAATTGTTTTGGATCACATGAAAGAAAGTTATGGATTATGTGATTATGTATCTCCAACGATTGACACAGACAAGAAATTCGTTTTCATCATCGATGAAATCAACCGTGGGGAGATTTCTAAGATTTTTGGGGAACTCTTTTTCTCTATTGATCCTGAATATCGTGGCGAAAGGGGGAGTGTTTCCACCCAGTATGCTAATTTACATGAGACGGATGAGAAATTTTATATCCCTGAAAATGTCTACATCATCGGAACAATGAATGATATTGACCGTTCAGTAGATACCTTTGATTTTGCTATGCGTCGTCGTTTCCGTTTTGTTGAAGTTACTGCTGAAAGCCAGTTATACATTCTAGATAAGAAACTAGATGGACATGAGGAAGAAGCGAAAAAACGTTTAAGAAACTTGAACGCTGCTATCAAAAACGTTCAGGAGTTAAACAGTCATTATCATATCGGACCAAGTTATTTCCTTAAGTTGGAAGAAGTGGATTTTGACTATGAGTTACTCTGGTCTGATTACCTCAAACCTCTATTGGAAGATTACTTACGTGGTTCTTATGAGGAGGCCGAAACTCTGGATACATTGAAAAAAGCATTTGATCTGACAAATAAAGAGCAAACAGATCAGCAAGATACTGGTGATAATGATGCGGATAACTGA